The genome window ATCCGGGCAATTGGTAGGGAAGGACAACACTTCACCTTCGATTTGTTCCAAAGTATATTCTCCTTCCTGTATAGGTTTGAGCAAAGCATCTTCATTGTCCGAGTAAATTCCCAGAGTACAATTCTGCTCTTTCGTTCTTTTGAAGTAAGTTACATTACATTGACTATCTTTGATCGGTGCTTTTGGATTCTCCACATGAATGTTTCCCGagatatcttgaaaaattacaatgaaTGGCTCGTCAAGTATTTTCAGTGCATGTAATTTGCTGATAAATAGATCTATCTCGATTGCAGTATCTGGAAATTCTTCCCGACGTCTTGGCTGATCCTGCTCCAAAGCTCTAATACTCCTATCAATTATTCCTTCTATCGTTGTAATTTCTCCCTTTTGTGATTGCGCAGGAATCTCAAAGTCCAAGTGAGGAATATGAATGCTGGTATAATCAGATTTAACCACTTGACGATTCAGATCCTTTTGTGTTGCCACTTGCAATGTTATTTTGACACCTTTATCTGCTATCTTTCCACCACTTTGTATCTCGTTATTTTGATAGCCACAGTGTTCGCACTCAAAGGACATGAGTACCACATCTTTGTAATGTGGTATTTTCGTTAACAACAGCCTGGTAATGCCctgataaatattcaaaacaatCATTAAAATACATGCATCTCATAATCGTAAAGGACATATTTCCAGCTAGACTAGACAAATTAAACACGATGTTTGTTCAACTTACATTTTTCCCGCATTCCACGCATAAGCTCTCGATCTCCGTGATTTCCGGCTCTAAATCATTAGCAGACAGCTCGCAAAAAATCGGCTTTTTGGTTTTTTCACTCCTCGTCTGTCTCTCCTCGGCTGCCATTTTGAGGTTATGTGTCACGTAACCTCGTCGCACACGTGACATGCATAATTATCGACTGTCGTCAAGTCAGTTATCGACTAGAGGTTCAAAAAATGTTAGGCGGGTGCGTGATAGCGATATTTACCGTTATTTTCATCGAATCGTCGTCGAGCAAACAGTTTTATCAATCCTGATGATCCGGGACGATTCTAGTTTCTCTTCCGCGTTATCTCTTTTGATCTCCGTCGATGATTTCTCTCGATTTGCCGATAAATCCGGGTCATATGAAATTTGGCGCGCGCGGGCGCGCATGCGCGCCTCGATGTAACGCGAAGGTGATATACGGTGATGCTTttgtaaatgtgtgtgtgtgtgtgtcgttCGCGGTAGAAATCCACGGAATATCTCGCGTGATCGCGATCGCTGCAGCGAAAACTGAATCGGATCATTCGACCTTGTCCCGCGTATGTTGTGCACGTTGTTGCATAGAGCTGCGTCTTGATGCGGATCGAATCGTCCGCGAGGATGGAGAAGAGGTGAGGTTTCTTTCGCTCGCGAGGTTATATTTTGGTCTAATCAAGGATGATTAACGATTTTATGCAGGTTGTCAGAAACGCGTCAAGGACTGCCGAGTTCCTCGAGGAAGAATAAAAGACGATCCAACCGCAGGAATAATCCCCTGGATACGGTACTGGACACCTGGGCGAACGGTCCTCAGAGCAAGCAGGACGGTAGTCTGGTGCCGAATGTCGAGTATCCGACGCAGATGCTGTGGCAGTCGACGGGCGTACCGCAAAACGTGTCGGATGATGGACAACGTCTGTTCGCCGCGATGTCCGACCCGAGCGTGTGCGGTTACTCGGCATTGCCGCTGACGTACACTATGCAGCCTGTTTCACTGCCCACAATGTACAGGATGTACCAACCGATGCCGATGCCGAACGTTAGGACTGTCCACGGTAGACGCAGACGTCACTGTAACGAGCATTTGGCAAATGTTTGTCCCAATGCCAACAATAATGTTGTTAACGGCTATGGAAGTCTGCAAGAAAACGGCAGATTACAGCCTTCTGTACATATTGTTCATCAAAATGGAGACTATGCTAGTCTACCATCCACCGCCAACAAAGATAGTGGGATTCATAGCGATGAACTGAATTCAGAGCAAAGAAGATATTCCGATCCTGGACTGGGACCTGCTGAAAATTTGTCACATTCAGATAATTCTGATGATTCTGATAGTATTGAAAGTGGAAGTTCTGTAACAACAATTAGCCGTAGTAATAAGCTTGTCCTCTCACTTATTGAACAGGtttgtatctttaattatttaataatatattggaaTTAAACAGTGTTCAttgatatgattatatatatatatatatatatatatatatatatatatatatatatatatatatatataatcctaTAGTTTtagtagaatatttaatatatatataatattgaatattaatatataatcatataaagtacatataaaattaatttcatgatttactaatacaattttttcaaatattatgttatagaTGACagaactaaaaaaatgtaacagtcAATTGTTCAAAGAGCTCAGTGAGACTAAGTCAAATGTAGAAAACATAAAAGCGAAATTAGCGCAATGCAAACACAATACTGCTACAGATTATCAACCTGGAATGTTATCAggtagatataattttaaaatatatgtaactttagTAGTtagttatgtaatatatgtataacgttaataatatacaattttagtaACTTTagtatgcaatattttttacatgtaatactaattatatattataatgtaattatttcttttatattaatttaaaaattacgagAAAATATCTGGTTGCCAAATTGCAACCAGATATCATCTCTTTCGCGatcaatgtaatattaattacattgcaACTTcacaaaaaactaaattatttatttcaggaCTTATAGGAGAAATTAGAGAagctaataaaaattgtgaagAAGGCTTAGTTACGAAGGTTAAGTCTATGTTGGAAGAAAGATGTCATCAACAAACAAAAGAAGTGGAAGAGCTTAAGGTACGTACTCAGAgtcgaaacatttttatataattttttatatataataatttttcaatcgcGAAAGAGATGATATCTGATTGCAATTTGGCAACCAGATATTTTCtcgtgatttttaaattaatgtaaaagaaataattacattttattaagatttaagaatttcataattatagatataataattatgtcttgttaataattgattatgttatttttctaatcatgcttaaaaaaaaaaaaaatcttttataaataaaacagtaaTAAGTATAGCAgcatcacacacacatatatataaaattttgaaatcttcAAATTAGGAATTACTTTTTTGCGTGTTAATCTTTCTGAGAaagtattatcattattattagtcTAATtgtgttgaaaatattaaaacaagaattatatgttattctcgaaatacaaattattgaaatcaaaattatcgaaatatcgaTTATAGCTGTGGAATGAAGGTAACTAAGATGTCATTAGGCTGGCTTAGGGAATGTGGGAATAGAAAACAAAAGCAGCGACTAAGAGAGAACCCTTTTTTTCTCATGCCGCTCCTGTCATCTTGCGATTGAGATACGGTAATATGAGTACTCCGTTCAATATTTTCGGCACTCGCTCTTCCGGGTCACGATCATGGACGTAATGTTTGCGCAGACGTTCCTGCGTTTTGTTTGATTAGGACAGCCAGGTGATTGTGGTATCTATCGgtctttttttcaacttttcctTTCTCGCTTATCGGTACATGTGTGATATTCACACAATTGATTTCGTTCTCGCTCGTTTAcgtatttctatatttatgatccttttaattatctttaaactACGTtcgaatcattttttatctgtatttgcgattttttcttttaattgcgacattttttatcataaaaaagatacggtaaactttttattttcgttatatgtatatagatacatCCATTAGAAATATACATTGGATACTTGAAAGtcatgtatgtgtataatcaGGATCACacacgtatattatttgaaagaattaattttccacAACACACTTTgttattttgatgaaataattatgatatgcATTAGAatgtgtattgtatatattagcACAAACAAATGTgtcatgtattatatacatttgcatGTGTATCGATTTAGCAACATAGAAAAAAAGCTGTTACATCatctaatatacaaattatatcttttcatcGAAATTGTACCTTACAAAGctgtaattatcttttattacacATGCGTTTTACTAGCATTgcgaaaagtataaaattaaatacgaaaatatcacagttaaatatttaattatttcattttaaataaaaatcagttaaatatataattattttattttaaataaaaaagcttatataaaattgaaaatatcacgAGAAAAAGGTTTCTTTTATactttccaaaaaaaaaaaaaaattatagatccGAGATCTATTTTTGAGAAACGCATTAACCGATTAGAATTTACGTGGGACTTGGTTGTGAAAAGGGAGAGGAGGGAAAGTTGGAAtcgtagagagaaagagagacggcTGATAAAGTCGGCCGATACCGGAGAACGCAATGTAGACATAATACGAAATATCCGTGACGCGCTAAAAGTGATTAGGTTTCACATAAGGGCATCCACACAGCGTGAGCAGTGTTGCAGAGgcaggagaaagagagagagagagagtgagtgagtgagtgagtgagtgagtgagtgagtgagtgagtgagtgaacGGGGCGGGGATCGCGAAGGGATGAAAGGGGAAGGGGCATCAGTCGGCGAGGAAGAGTGGAGAAGGACGGAGCGCACTTAGCGGCTGTCAGGGGCCTCTCCCTTGGCCTCTTTTTCCTCTTTGCCGTGTCTTCTCAGGTTTCAACCATCCATTAGCCTCATCAACCGAAGCGATGGCCGCCACCGCCATGTCGCCTGCATATTGGCAATCTCGTAATTGAACCTCCGGGACCCTCCATGTCCATGTAAATTCTGCCGCGCGTGAGAGCCGATCAAGGTTGCTTCAGAACTCCTATagttggtttttttttattacacatatatatttattacatacacatTGCTGAACgtgttgcatttatttttaaacgtcGAGCACAAGAAGCTAAGGTGATTaacagataaaatattcaattatgtttgacaatttatgttaattttgttGCAGAGattatgtgaaaattaaattgatatttataataccgATATTCGtcacgataataaatattacattataataaaatttacattataatgaaacaaattCTTAGTAAGATGCTAGTaaacaaattttgataaaacttttgaaagcatatatacctatatcatgattaaaaagataaattttgtttgctctgttaaaaaattcttcaaaaaatattctatgaacTTATAGAAGTTTGTTAGATTCTATTAGCTTATGATTATCTTACAGTTATCTTATAGTTTTCTCTCAATATCATAATTCAAAGAATTTCAATGTCATTCAACGATAATAACTTTACTTTCTTTCAGAGCACTTGGTTTGATAGTAgatgacaattaattaattctatctGTTACGTAATTGTCgttgaaattattaagattaaaattattttttttttctttttgcagaaCCAATTGACGAAGTTGACAaaggaaaaggaagaaagTGACAAGCGTGTCGCGAAACTGGAGGAGGAACTGACGACGTTGAAGCTGAGCGCAACGTAAGTAAGCCTTTTagcatttgtaaatatttaaaagcttgctttaattcttatttgtatttgttttgTATCCTCAACACTGTTTCGAggataatgtatatacatatttgaaacGTGCAATAATGCGATAGAGAATTTGGCTACATTTGATAAAGATCGTCGAAGAAATTCtggttttaattttacattatttctctGTAATTGCCCctgatttatatttcatcgctatttattatactcactCTTCGCTCATGATTCTCATGCATAGGGGCAGGTATAATCTTTctcgtttattatatttgtttatgataaattGTTTACAAGTAATTATCAACCTAATAAACCGCGTACATTGCAACATTGTCCatcgttttataattattaaacgttGCTGAAAATTGGAACGCgcgatgtattatatataaaatacgtcTGGCAATAACCTCATAATAATCTAACACtttctaaaattctaaaataaaatgcaagtGAAAGCCGTGATAAATGATGAAACGTTTGCATCTTACTTCTGGATAAGCCTTTGCATCATTATCCGCgatgattttctttttcgatttattttattttaattgtacgtCACTTTAAACATCTTTTGCCATTTTTCGTTGACGAAGGCAAgtctttgaaattaatttacatcttCACTAATTCATAATTTCGATCGAATTGATTCGCTGTGTTCATCGGCGTGAAAGCCCGCGCCCctggtaaaaataaaaaaaatatcaattctaTTCGCACTAGCATCGAGGGCCGCGAGATCGCAGCCTTCGAGGAGGAGACCCTGGCGCTGCGACGGGAACTCCAGGAGGCGCGGGCATCCAGGACCTTGGCTGAGAGTCACGCGGCAAAGTGCGTAAACTTAGCGGGATCCAGCTCTGTCAAGCGTGTAACTTTCGGTACACCTTGTATAACCAGCACCCCCGTGCGTACCGCTCTTTCCGACACTTGCTCCTTATCTTCCGTTTTCCCGTCCGCAATCTCGTCGCACACCTCCTCCGTCTTGCGTTCCCGTTCTGCGGAGGTAGCGGCTCTTTTACTCGTCTCCGAAGATAC of Anoplolepis gracilipes chromosome 8, ASM4749672v1, whole genome shotgun sequence contains these proteins:
- the Zpr1 gene encoding zinc finger protein ZPR1; translation: MAAEERQTRSEKTKKPIFCELSANDLEPEITEIESLCVECGKNGITRLLLTKIPHYKDVVLMSFECEHCGYQNNEIQSGGKIADKGVKITLQVATQKDLNRQVVKSDYTSIHIPHLDFEIPAQSQKGEITTIEGIIDRSIRALEQDQPRRREEFPDTAIEIDLFISKLHALKILDEPFIVIFQDISGNIHVENPKAPIKDSQCNVTYFKRTKEQNCTLGIYSDNEDALLKPIQEGEYTLEQIEGEVLSFPTNCPDCNSPCETNMKLTNIPHFKEIVIMATLCESCGHRTNEVKSGGGIEPQGVRIEVTVTGKEDFSRDLLKSETCDMEIPEFELEVGPAALGGRFTTVEGIITAIKEQLSSSTAFTGDSSDVETGKRMKTFIAHLEEVLDGQKKVTLVLDDPAGNSYVQSLSDDGPDDRLKITKYNRSFEQNEELGLNDMKVENY
- the LOC140668744 gene encoding uncharacterized protein; protein product: MRIESSARMEKRLSETRQGLPSSSRKNKRRSNRRNNPLDTVLDTWANGPQSKQDGSLVPNVEYPTQMLWQSTGVPQNVSDDGQRLFAAMSDPSVCGYSALPLTYTMQPVSLPTMYRMYQPMPMPNVRTVHGRRRRHCNEHLANVCPNANNNVVNGYGSLQENGRLQPSVHIVHQNGDYASLPSTANKDSGIHSDELNSEQRRYSDPGLGPAENLSHSDNSDDSDSIESGSSVTTISRSNKLVLSLIEQMTELKKCNSQLFKELSETKSNVENIKAKLAQCKHNTATDYQPGMLSGLIGEIREANKNCEEGLVTKVKSMLEERCHQQTKEVEELKNQLTKLTKEKEESDKRVAKLEEELTTLKLSATIEGREIAAFEEETLALRRELQEARASRTLAESHAAKCVNLAGSSSVKRVTFGTPCITSTPVRTALSDTCSLSSVFPSAISSHTSSVLRSRSAEVAALLLVSEDTNHFRNSEPEPVSRDQDFTRPTEDESDRCFETTSTSCQAALICSNEDSVNAIAIESQDKIENQSSGLTNTVTCPDISSTSKNLKNYPIFFNQKEAYIVDAAKNDGEVKLSEEEMKTRHSMADNSLSEEQTGDQLQGKCAKAEMTSVMEKDEARILVSPSVLEEQKNLPSDTTSKVESSINHLSWQKMSTFRNQRDSFKKPRRRNLSNLRRSFSETNKNLHEDTKVDTNPPYSSSDTIGTSRDTMNDEGCCSRNDDRTSRDIIDVPDVAVVSGGSIMPKNLCSTRTSISRTQKEPSRATYTTAYI